From Bacteroidota bacterium, a single genomic window includes:
- the efp gene encoding elongation factor P — protein sequence MADTSDFRNGLTLVYNNDLWSIIEFQHVKPGKGGAFVRTKLKNVKTGRVVDNTFRAGEKVKTARVERRPNQFLYEDDLGLHFMNTETYEQFSLRAEMVDRRPYIKEGGIVDILFHAETDQPLTTEIPTNVELQIVETEPGIKGDTAQGATKPATLESGATVYVPLFINEGDVIRVNTETGSYVGRVNSAS from the coding sequence ATGGCAGATACTAGCGATTTCCGGAATGGCTTAACGCTCGTGTATAATAATGACCTCTGGTCGATTATTGAATTCCAGCACGTAAAACCGGGCAAAGGCGGTGCATTTGTGCGCACCAAACTTAAAAACGTCAAAACCGGCCGTGTTGTAGACAACACGTTTCGTGCGGGCGAGAAAGTAAAGACGGCACGTGTAGAAAGAAGACCCAATCAGTTTCTCTACGAAGACGACCTGGGCCTGCACTTTATGAATACAGAAACTTACGAGCAGTTTTCCCTCCGGGCTGAAATGGTAGATCGCCGGCCTTACATTAAAGAGGGTGGCATCGTGGATATTCTTTTTCATGCAGAAACGGATCAGCCCCTTACCACTGAGATCCCTACCAATGTCGAGTTGCAGATTGTGGAGACGGAGCCGGGTATTAAAGGAGATACTGCGCAAGGTGCAACCAAACCGGCTACCCTTGAAAGCGGCGCCACGGTATATGTACCGCTGTTTATCAATGAAGGTGATGTAATCCGGGTCAACACCGAGACAGGTTCTTACGTCGGCCGTGTAAATTCTGCGTCCTGA
- the accB gene encoding acetyl-CoA carboxylase biotin carboxyl carrier protein: MDLSQIREILKIVAESGVAEVEIEEDDFKMVVRLNTPNVSIQSQAPAYPFPQPVYAPPPAYAQPPAAPVAPAPAPAAAAPAAPAAATPAPAADPANTIKAPIVGTFYRAPSPEADAFVKVGDTVQVGDVLCIIEAMKLMNEIESEVAGTIKEILIQDAEPVEYDQPLFVIEPA; encoded by the coding sequence ATGGATCTATCGCAAATTAGAGAAATTCTCAAAATCGTTGCTGAAAGTGGCGTGGCTGAAGTGGAAATCGAAGAAGATGATTTCAAAATGGTCGTTCGGCTGAACACACCCAACGTGTCAATACAGTCGCAGGCCCCAGCCTACCCATTCCCGCAGCCTGTTTATGCGCCCCCACCGGCGTATGCACAACCACCGGCAGCACCTGTTGCACCCGCGCCGGCACCAGCAGCAGCAGCGCCTGCCGCACCTGCGGCGGCTACCCCTGCGCCGGCAGCTGATCCTGCCAATACCATCAAGGCCCCAATCGTTGGCACCTTCTACCGCGCTCCGTCGCCAGAAGCTGACGCTTTTGTCAAGGTAGGAGACACCGTGCAGGTGGGTGATGTACTTTGCATCATTGAGGCCATGAAACTAATGAACGAAATCGAATCGGAAGTAGCGGGTACCATCAAAGAAATCCTGATTCAGGATGCTGAACCCGTTGAATACGATCAGCCGCTATTTGTTATTGAGCCCGCGTAA
- the accC gene encoding acetyl-CoA carboxylase biotin carboxylase subunit, with the protein MIKKVLIANRGEIALRIIRTCHEMGIQTVAVYSTADRDALHVRFADEAVCIGPPASRESYLRSDRLIAAAEVTGADAIHPGYGFLSENAEFSDICADHNIKFIGPSAHTITLMGDKSLAKQTMQAANVPTVPGSAGILANPQEGMALAAEMGYPVLVKAKAGGGGRGMRVIEREEDFANQFNAAQSEAAAAFGNGDLYLEKFVTQPRHVEIQLLGDGKGTVIHFGERECSIQRRHQKLVEESPSPIITPELRRQMGEAAIKGAEAVNYEGAGTVEFLVDADLNFYFIEMNTRIQVEHPVTEEVTDCDLIEYQIRVAMGETIRKREIEMEGHSIECRINAENPFKNFSPSPGTITTFHPPGGHGIRLDTHAYTGYKIPPHYDSMIGKLIVRAHTRDLAIKKMRRALDEFVIEGVKTTIPFHKQLMVHPDFQSGNFDTHFLETFELKPEAE; encoded by the coding sequence ATGATTAAGAAGGTTCTTATTGCCAACCGGGGTGAAATTGCATTGCGCATCATCCGTACCTGCCACGAAATGGGCATCCAAACGGTTGCAGTCTACTCTACCGCAGATCGGGATGCATTGCACGTGCGCTTTGCAGATGAAGCCGTTTGCATTGGCCCACCAGCCTCTCGCGAAAGCTACCTCCGCTCAGACCGGCTGATTGCTGCCGCAGAAGTCACAGGCGCCGACGCCATCCACCCGGGCTACGGTTTTCTTTCCGAAAATGCTGAGTTTAGCGACATCTGCGCTGATCACAACATTAAATTTATTGGCCCTTCAGCCCACACCATCACCTTGATGGGTGACAAGAGCCTGGCCAAACAGACCATGCAGGCGGCCAACGTCCCGACAGTCCCTGGCTCTGCCGGCATCCTGGCGAATCCGCAGGAAGGCATGGCACTGGCTGCAGAGATGGGATATCCTGTACTGGTAAAAGCCAAAGCAGGTGGCGGCGGACGCGGCATGCGCGTCATCGAACGGGAAGAGGATTTTGCCAACCAGTTTAATGCTGCGCAATCAGAAGCAGCTGCTGCATTTGGGAATGGCGATTTGTACCTCGAGAAATTTGTCACCCAGCCGCGGCATGTTGAGATCCAGTTGCTTGGCGATGGCAAAGGCACCGTCATTCACTTTGGCGAACGCGAGTGCTCTATCCAGCGCCGGCACCAAAAGCTGGTGGAAGAATCGCCCTCTCCGATCATCACGCCAGAGCTACGGCGTCAGATGGGAGAAGCAGCAATCAAAGGGGCCGAAGCAGTCAATTACGAAGGCGCCGGCACCGTCGAATTCCTGGTTGATGCTGACCTGAACTTCTATTTCATCGAAATGAATACCCGTATTCAGGTTGAACACCCGGTTACGGAAGAAGTAACGGACTGCGACCTCATTGAATACCAGATTCGCGTTGCAATGGGTGAAACCATTCGCAAACGAGAGATCGAAATGGAAGGCCACTCGATTGAGTGCCGCATCAACGCAGAAAATCCATTCAAAAACTTCAGCCCTTCACCGGGCACCATTACCACATTCCATCCTCCGGGTGGCCACGGTATCCGATTGGATACCCATGCATATACTGGCTACAAAATCCCGCCACACTACGACTCAATGATCGGCAAACTGATCGTTCGGGCACACACGCGGGATCTTGCCATTAAAAAAATGCGTCGGGCACTGGATGAATTTGTCATTGAAGGCGTAAAAACCACCATTCCGTTTCACAAACAACTGATGGTGCACCCCGACTTCCAGTCTGGTAACTTCGACACCCATTTTCTTGAGACTTTCGAGCTCAAACCTGAAGCAGAGTAA
- the gcvH gene encoding glycine cleavage system protein GcvH translates to MDFPDQLRYSKDHEWIRVEEDGKTAVVGISAFAQGELGDIVFVELEDVDSAIGKDEPFGTVEAVKTVSELFMPVAGTIIAHNDALEDNPELINNSPYEDGWMVKISLDDPAQVNELMAAADYATMVGQ, encoded by the coding sequence ATGGATTTCCCAGATCAGTTGCGGTACAGCAAAGACCACGAGTGGATTCGTGTAGAAGAGGACGGTAAAACAGCCGTAGTTGGCATTTCTGCCTTCGCGCAGGGTGAACTCGGCGACATCGTATTTGTCGAACTGGAAGATGTTGATTCTGCCATCGGCAAAGACGAGCCTTTTGGTACGGTCGAGGCCGTCAAAACAGTTTCAGAACTATTTATGCCCGTTGCCGGCACCATCATCGCCCATAACGATGCACTGGAAGACAATCCGGAACTCATCAACAATTCTCCATATGAAGACGGCTGGATGGTTAAAATTAGCCTGGATGATCCAGCACAAGTCAATGAGTTGATGGCTGCTGCAGACTATGCCACAATGGTTGGTCAATAA
- the guaA gene encoding glutamine-hydrolyzing GMP synthase: protein MQERIIILDFGSQFTQLIARRVREAGVYSEIYPCTESPEKIRALNPGGLILSGSHYSVYDDDAPALDPEFLAFTRQDGSPVPVLGICYGLQSMAYCLNGSVEQAARREFGRAALIVNDNTDLLAGVSSGATVWMSHGDHITNMPAGFDIIAHTENAPIAAVKHNTKPHYGVQFHPEVVHTVPGKQIIENFVLNICGASGTWSPHSFIDEKKREIRETVGDKHVILGLSGGVDSSVAAVLLHEAIGTQLTCIFVNNGLLRKGEWEEVQETFRGTFNINLRAVDATDIFLDRLADVEDPERKRVIIGNTFVEVFEQETEAISKELGIKPAFLAQGTLYPDVIESVSFKGPSATIKTHHNVGGLPEKLGFEILEPFRELFKDEVREIGRILNIPEAIIGRHPFPGPGLAVRILGPITRDALAVLSEADAIFIEELKTQGLYDSVWQAFAVLLPVQTVGVMGDGRTYENVCALRAVTSVDGMTADWAKLPYDFLAHVSNRIVNEIRGINRTVYDISSKPPATIEWE from the coding sequence ATGCAGGAACGCATCATTATCCTGGATTTTGGTTCACAATTCACCCAGTTGATTGCGCGTCGCGTGCGTGAGGCCGGCGTCTACTCTGAGATTTACCCGTGTACCGAGTCCCCTGAAAAAATCAGGGCGCTCAATCCTGGCGGACTCATTTTGTCTGGCAGCCATTACTCTGTTTACGACGATGACGCCCCCGCACTCGACCCCGAATTTCTGGCATTTACGCGGCAAGATGGTTCGCCAGTGCCAGTTTTGGGCATTTGCTACGGCCTCCAGTCTATGGCCTATTGTCTCAATGGCTCCGTTGAGCAAGCCGCCCGCAGGGAGTTTGGCCGCGCAGCACTGATTGTCAACGACAACACAGACTTGCTGGCCGGCGTATCGTCGGGTGCTACAGTGTGGATGAGCCACGGCGACCACATTACCAACATGCCGGCCGGGTTCGACATCATCGCGCACACAGAAAACGCGCCTATTGCTGCGGTAAAACACAATACCAAACCACACTACGGCGTACAGTTTCACCCGGAAGTAGTGCATACCGTACCGGGCAAACAGATCATTGAAAACTTTGTCCTCAATATCTGCGGCGCATCGGGCACCTGGTCTCCCCACTCTTTCATCGATGAAAAAAAGCGTGAAATCAGGGAAACGGTTGGTGATAAACACGTAATTCTAGGCTTGTCGGGCGGGGTTGATTCTTCCGTTGCCGCAGTGTTGCTGCATGAAGCAATCGGCACCCAGCTCACCTGTATTTTTGTAAACAACGGTCTGCTCCGCAAAGGCGAGTGGGAAGAGGTACAAGAAACGTTTCGCGGTACGTTCAACATCAACCTCCGCGCTGTAGACGCGACCGACATTTTCCTGGACCGACTGGCCGATGTGGAAGACCCGGAGCGCAAGCGCGTCATTATTGGCAACACTTTTGTTGAGGTATTTGAACAGGAAACGGAAGCCATCAGCAAGGAATTGGGCATTAAGCCGGCGTTCCTTGCCCAGGGTACCCTTTACCCTGATGTAATCGAAAGCGTGTCTTTTAAAGGCCCTTCTGCTACCATCAAAACGCACCACAACGTAGGTGGACTGCCAGAGAAACTTGGGTTTGAAATTCTGGAGCCCTTCCGCGAGTTGTTCAAAGACGAAGTGCGTGAAATTGGCCGGATCCTGAATATTCCCGAGGCCATCATTGGTCGGCATCCTTTCCCCGGGCCAGGACTTGCCGTTCGGATTCTCGGACCTATCACCCGCGATGCATTGGCCGTTCTGAGCGAAGCAGACGCTATTTTCATTGAAGAACTGAAAACCCAGGGGCTTTATGATAGCGTATGGCAAGCCTTTGCCGTACTTTTACCTGTACAAACTGTTGGCGTCATGGGAGACGGCCGAACCTACGAAAATGTATGCGCCTTGCGCGCAGTCACCAGCGTAGACGGCATGACCGCTGACTGGGCAAAATTGCCCTATGATTTTCTGGCCCACGTATCAAACCGTATTGTAAACGAAATCCGGGGAATTAATAGAACGGTCTACGACATCAGTTCGAAACCCCCAGCAACCATTGAGTGGGAATGA
- a CDS encoding ABC transporter substrate-binding protein: MKRLFLLISVVLLAWSVQPASAQLTQQNLIPVIESAESVFATAIQAYEDQDYETAARLFGVVANTFDMHSKTTASLLMRGKALFMNREYDQAVEVLQDFTATYRTSRYIRDAEQIMQMATQDPASFAQDTQIFKLGIALPLNGDASALTQQMFNGIRMAVEDHNAVPYDSLMGPTRKIQMVFRDTQNDQGVAQSAIRSLAAEQVNAIIGPLFSSEALAAAQIAEQEGIVLLAPLATDDAVSRSKQYVFQANPTIATRGRLMARHSVLGLGINEIGIIADLNNNESLRMAKAFADEVQALEANLVFNEGIANARTWFRLSEGISKDTLLKADAIYLPINGGNASTLIGGALTSLDRMGFGSRLRLLGNVEWHNISQVSLAGNYSTTYSNDFYPNPTDSLTTEFQIRYRTQTGADPTRLSYSGYDVTDFLAQQMQRALYENRPLDFVMRQAPMYEGYANRLDFSKGNVNEAMFYHRYGGGTVELIR, translated from the coding sequence ATGAAAAGGTTATTTTTATTGATTTCTGTTGTACTCCTTGCGTGGAGCGTACAACCAGCGTCAGCACAACTGACCCAACAGAATCTGATTCCCGTAATAGAATCAGCTGAATCGGTATTTGCCACAGCAATCCAGGCGTACGAAGACCAGGACTACGAGACTGCTGCACGCCTTTTTGGCGTAGTTGCCAATACCTTCGACATGCATAGCAAAACCACCGCATCCCTGCTGATGCGCGGTAAAGCGCTGTTCATGAACCGGGAATACGACCAGGCTGTTGAGGTATTACAAGATTTCACGGCAACCTATCGCACCAGCCGATACATCCGGGATGCCGAGCAAATTATGCAGATGGCTACGCAAGACCCGGCCTCCTTCGCACAGGATACCCAGATCTTCAAGCTCGGCATTGCACTCCCGCTCAACGGCGACGCCTCCGCCCTCACACAGCAGATGTTTAATGGCATCCGTATGGCTGTCGAAGACCACAATGCGGTGCCTTATGACAGCCTGATGGGGCCTACCAGAAAAATTCAGATGGTTTTTCGGGACACGCAGAATGACCAGGGGGTCGCACAATCTGCCATCCGCAGCCTCGCAGCAGAACAGGTGAATGCCATCATTGGGCCGCTGTTTAGCAGCGAAGCCCTTGCTGCAGCACAGATAGCGGAACAGGAAGGCATTGTGTTGCTTGCACCGCTTGCAACTGACGACGCTGTTTCTCGCAGCAAACAATACGTATTCCAGGCCAACCCAACAATTGCAACCCGCGGCCGGCTGATGGCCCGACACTCAGTACTTGGCCTGGGCATCAATGAAATTGGCATCATCGCCGACCTGAATAACAACGAAAGCCTGCGCATGGCAAAAGCCTTTGCAGATGAAGTGCAGGCATTGGAAGCAAACCTGGTGTTCAACGAAGGCATTGCCAACGCCAGAACATGGTTTCGCCTTTCAGAAGGCATCAGCAAAGACACCTTATTGAAAGCAGATGCCATTTACCTGCCCATTAACGGTGGCAATGCCTCAACCCTTATTGGGGGTGCCTTAACAAGCCTGGACCGGATGGGTTTTGGCTCTCGCTTGCGCCTGCTTGGCAATGTGGAATGGCATAACATTTCCCAGGTCTCCCTCGCCGGCAACTACAGCACCACCTATTCAAACGATTTTTACCCCAACCCAACAGACTCGCTCACAACAGAATTCCAGATTCGTTATCGCACACAAACCGGCGCCGATCCCACCCGCCTATCGTATAGCGGTTACGACGTAACGGATTTCCTGGCCCAACAGATGCAGCGAGCACTGTATGAAAACCGCCCCCTGGACTTCGTGATGCGTCAGGCCCCCATGTACGAGGGCTATGCCAACAGGCTGGATTTCTCGAAAGGCAACGTCAATGAAGCCATGTTTTACCATCGCTATGGCGGCGGTACGGTAGAGTTGATTCGTTAA
- the bamD gene encoding outer membrane protein assembly factor BamD, whose amino-acid sequence MFKSRLFLALCCTVMLVAGCGSANRISYDTPQEAFGKGKVLYEEGKYTAAITYFQGVFSFGRTHQWAADAQLYLARAYRDNKEYLLASNEYERFTKIYRADPRLARVNFERAETFAQMSPAPALDQSDTKRAIQEFQLFIDRFPNDDLIGEAQEQVVALRTKLAEKQFLTAQLYERRELFEAAALSFESVFDLYPDTPWAQPALVGAIKMYIAFSDQSIALRQPERLRSAIKNYDRLIQIFEPSEHHKEAESYYEQAQAKLKALQDADAAKDAAMKTASTEAAESTEN is encoded by the coding sequence ATGTTCAAATCCAGACTTTTTCTCGCTTTGTGCTGCACGGTAATGCTTGTTGCCGGCTGTGGCAGTGCAAACCGTATTTCGTATGACACCCCACAAGAAGCCTTCGGCAAAGGTAAAGTGCTGTACGAAGAAGGAAAGTATACAGCAGCAATTACGTATTTCCAGGGTGTTTTCAGCTTCGGCCGTACACACCAATGGGCCGCTGACGCGCAGTTGTACCTTGCACGGGCTTACCGCGACAACAAGGAATATTTGCTGGCTTCAAACGAATATGAACGGTTTACAAAAATCTACCGCGCTGATCCCCGGCTTGCACGCGTAAATTTTGAGCGGGCTGAAACGTTTGCCCAAATGTCTCCCGCGCCAGCACTGGATCAATCAGATACAAAGCGTGCCATTCAGGAATTCCAACTCTTTATTGACCGTTTCCCAAATGATGACCTCATCGGTGAAGCGCAAGAGCAAGTTGTTGCCCTGCGTACAAAGCTCGCTGAGAAACAATTCCTTACGGCCCAGCTCTACGAACGTCGCGAATTGTTCGAAGCTGCAGCCCTGTCTTTTGAATCTGTATTCGACCTCTACCCGGATACGCCGTGGGCGCAGCCGGCGCTCGTTGGTGCAATTAAAATGTATATCGCCTTTAGCGATCAGAGTATTGCCCTGCGTCAGCCAGAACGCCTCCGTTCAGCCATTAAAAACTACGACCGCCTGATTCAGATCTTCGAACCCAGTGAACATCACAAAGAAGCTGAAAGCTATTACGAGCAGGCTCAGGCCAAACTCAAAGCGCTACAAGACGCGGATGCTGCAAAAGATGCAGCCATGAAAACAGCCTCTACCGAAGCAGCTGAATCGACGGAGAACTAA
- the nadD gene encoding nicotinate-nucleotide adenylyltransferase: MKIGIYGGSFNPPHIAHLVVAESVRDQFGLDKVLWIPGYIPPHKTHLRLVDAAHRLAMVELATASNPFFDVSDIEIARKGTSFTIDTVTDLKNNEPENTYTLVIGEDSLLDFMTWHRPADIVDAVELLVYSRPGRADETAEALALFPNRIHFAEAPLLDVSSASLRARIKSNQSIRHLVPDPVFAYIKQHGLYQD, encoded by the coding sequence ATGAAGATCGGGATCTATGGAGGATCTTTTAATCCTCCACATATTGCCCATCTGGTTGTCGCAGAATCCGTAAGAGACCAGTTTGGACTGGATAAAGTTCTCTGGATCCCCGGATATATCCCTCCGCACAAAACACATTTGCGACTGGTTGATGCAGCACATCGACTAGCCATGGTGGAGTTGGCGACGGCAAGCAATCCGTTTTTTGATGTATCAGACATCGAAATTGCGCGTAAAGGCACCTCATTTACCATCGACACGGTAACCGATCTCAAGAACAATGAGCCCGAAAACACCTATACGCTCGTAATCGGTGAAGACAGCCTGCTGGACTTTATGACCTGGCATCGACCGGCAGATATTGTTGATGCAGTAGAACTGCTCGTTTACAGCCGCCCGGGCCGGGCTGATGAAACAGCAGAAGCGCTGGCGTTATTTCCGAATCGTATACATTTTGCAGAAGCCCCGCTACTCGATGTGTCTAGTGCTTCGCTAAGGGCGCGCATCAAATCAAACCAATCTATCCGGCATCTTGTACCCGATCCAGTCTTTGCCTATATAAAGCAACACGGACTGTATCAGGACTAA
- a CDS encoding glycoside hydrolase family 3 N-terminal domain-containing protein, giving the protein MASSYMDRLRLKAAQVVFPRLGSNMPPPVRVAEDIDRFRPLQNKYQFGGIVLFNGDTRHTPALLADLQQHAARPILVASDIERGTGQQIAGATLFPHARACAIAGTEAVQTFARITATEALACGLHITFGPVADVNSNPLNPIIGIRAFGHDPVEVQQHVTTYVKACQEVGLLATAKHFPGHGDTATDSHAMLPVVNRDAQALGQVEFPPFIEAIKMGTDLVMTAHVAFPSLHDTTTPATLSAPILQGVLRQKLGFTGAVISDSLIMKAIQPADGDMARYAANLLNAGLDILLDPLHPVTMVEGLVEAITTGILNESRMDAAIAQIDKLRRRITKKFGSGFFTDPNEVFPIDLVGCKGHQKQAHGIAARAISADAPATNVEGKKMAVFVTPYRTRLDPTEAPLGEALRQRAANHPALSLTYHEVDADTEEATFDTLIKALQNCNEAFIFVVSKPAAWHAYGLPDNLSAFVTTVTRTLPTTLVSLGDHHILAAYPEAMRTFCAYSDVPASQEAAASAVLR; this is encoded by the coding sequence ATGGCTAGCTCATACATGGACCGCCTCAGATTGAAGGCGGCGCAGGTTGTATTTCCGAGGCTTGGCTCCAATATGCCGCCCCCTGTGCGCGTAGCGGAAGACATCGACCGATTCCGGCCCCTGCAAAACAAATATCAATTTGGCGGCATTGTGCTGTTTAACGGCGACACCCGGCACACGCCGGCATTGCTCGCTGACCTTCAACAACATGCAGCCCGTCCGATCCTGGTTGCCTCCGATATTGAGCGCGGCACAGGACAACAAATTGCCGGTGCGACGCTTTTCCCGCATGCCCGCGCTTGCGCAATTGCCGGCACAGAAGCGGTTCAAACGTTTGCGCGCATCACGGCCACAGAAGCACTGGCCTGTGGCCTCCACATCACGTTTGGCCCCGTCGCAGATGTCAACTCCAATCCGTTGAACCCAATCATCGGAATCAGAGCCTTTGGCCATGATCCGGTGGAAGTGCAGCAACACGTTACAACATATGTGAAAGCATGCCAGGAGGTGGGCCTGCTTGCTACGGCCAAACATTTCCCCGGCCATGGCGATACAGCGACCGATTCCCATGCCATGCTCCCAGTTGTGAACCGGGACGCGCAAGCCCTCGGTCAGGTTGAATTCCCCCCTTTTATTGAGGCGATCAAGATGGGCACCGACCTCGTCATGACTGCCCATGTTGCGTTCCCCAGCCTACACGACACCACCACCCCCGCAACCCTGTCAGCACCCATATTGCAAGGTGTCCTCCGGCAAAAACTCGGATTCACAGGGGCTGTTATTTCAGACAGCCTGATTATGAAAGCCATTCAGCCGGCAGACGGCGACATGGCCCGCTATGCTGCCAACCTGCTCAATGCCGGCCTCGACATCCTCCTGGACCCCTTACATCCGGTCACCATGGTAGAAGGCCTTGTCGAAGCTATAACAACTGGTATCCTAAACGAATCACGGATGGATGCAGCAATTGCGCAAATTGACAAACTGCGCAGACGCATTACGAAAAAATTTGGCAGCGGGTTTTTCACGGATCCCAATGAGGTTTTCCCCATAGATCTTGTAGGATGCAAAGGACACCAGAAGCAGGCCCATGGCATTGCAGCACGTGCCATTTCAGCGGATGCGCCTGCAACCAATGTGGAAGGGAAGAAAATGGCCGTATTTGTCACCCCATACCGCACAAGGCTCGACCCCACGGAAGCGCCACTGGGTGAAGCTCTCAGACAGCGGGCAGCCAACCACCCTGCGCTCTCCCTGACCTACCATGAGGTAGATGCAGATACGGAGGAGGCAACGTTTGACACGCTCATCAAGGCCCTCCAGAACTGCAATGAAGCCTTTATCTTTGTTGTCTCCAAGCCGGCTGCATGGCACGCCTACGGCTTGCCGGATAACCTGTCAGCCTTTGTTACCACCGTTACCCGGACACTCCCGACAACCCTCGTCTCGCTTGGCGATCACCACATCCTGGCAGCTTACCCTGAGGCAATGCGCACCTTTTGCGCCTACAGCGATGTGCCGGCGTCTCAGGAAGCCGCTGCCAGCGCAGTGTTGCGTTAA
- a CDS encoding serine hydrolase domain-containing protein → MKTNALDYCASSVACKQLMLLIFVLLAGIGQVNGQAVVEPSAEALATLDRRVRGHMAEFKIPGAVIAVASRGKILHLETYGLANVELSVPVSDSSVFEIGSISKQFVAVAALLQAEEGKLELDDPIHKHLPDLPGEWLGVTVRHLLSHTSGIPDYETIRSYDVYRFRLLPEEVIRIAHSRPMDFAPGQGYYYSNTGYYILSMIVERLDGQPLRYVLQKRIFEPLGMTQTRMADPEAIIPHRASGYWVNRVDQLINRNPTESSSTLGAGGLLSSVHDLIKWDNALYGDELLTAASKAAMWTSTVLPNGKDTEYGLGWQLRPYRSVLQVGHGGQVAGFNTSFTRLVEQELCFIVFYNRYRVSASYPKIAAYHAFLSGIGEFPFDG, encoded by the coding sequence ATGAAAACAAACGCCCTGGATTATTGTGCTTCATCTGTAGCATGTAAGCAATTAATGCTTCTGATTTTTGTACTGCTGGCTGGTATCGGGCAGGTTAATGGGCAGGCTGTTGTGGAGCCTTCCGCAGAAGCACTGGCTACGCTTGATCGACGCGTGCGCGGCCATATGGCGGAGTTTAAGATTCCGGGTGCGGTCATTGCCGTGGCCTCGCGAGGTAAAATATTGCATCTCGAAACGTATGGACTTGCCAATGTTGAATTGTCGGTGCCGGTAAGTGACAGCAGTGTGTTCGAAATTGGGTCCATCAGCAAACAATTTGTAGCTGTGGCTGCCCTTTTGCAAGCGGAGGAAGGGAAGCTTGAGCTGGATGATCCCATCCACAAACACTTGCCCGACCTGCCGGGTGAGTGGCTGGGGGTAACCGTTCGGCATTTGTTGTCCCATACATCGGGCATACCAGACTATGAGACCATTCGCTCTTATGATGTCTACCGGTTTCGGCTTTTGCCAGAAGAAGTCATTCGCATTGCCCATAGCCGGCCCATGGATTTTGCCCCGGGACAAGGGTATTACTACAGCAATACGGGCTATTACATCCTCAGTATGATTGTTGAACGGCTGGATGGGCAGCCCTTGCGATACGTACTTCAAAAAAGAATATTTGAGCCGCTGGGCATGACCCAGACCCGTATGGCAGACCCTGAGGCCATCATCCCCCACCGGGCTTCAGGATACTGGGTGAACCGCGTTGACCAACTCATTAACAGAAATCCTACAGAATCTTCGTCAACTTTAGGTGCCGGCGGCTTGCTGTCTTCAGTGCACGACCTGATCAAATGGGACAATGCGCTGTATGGCGATGAATTGTTGACTGCGGCTTCTAAAGCGGCCATGTGGACCAGCACCGTGTTGCCCAATGGAAAAGATACCGAATACGGATTGGGCTGGCAGCTTCGTCCGTATCGTAGCGTGCTGCAAGTAGGACACGGGGGACAGGTTGCCGGCTTCAATACAAGTTTCACCCGGCTGGTGGAGCAAGAGCTGTGTTTTATTGTCTTCTACAACCGATACCGCGTGAGCGCCAGCTATCCGAAAATTGCAGCATACCATGCCTTTCTCTCTGGCATAGGCGAATTCCCGTTTGATGGTTAA